The Opitutales bacterium region GTGAGTTTCGAATACGTAAAAGGCAGTCCGGTGCTATACGGTTTGAGCTTGGATATTCAGCCAGGCCAGACCGTTGCACTTGTGGGGCATACGGGAAGTGGCAAAAGCACCATCATTAACCTGGTTTCTAAATTCTACTTACCGACGGCAGGGTCGGTGCTGATCGATGGTAAAGACATCGGGCAGATGGATACCGCCTCGGTCAGGCAGCAGCTCGGAATCGTCTTACAAAATAATTTTCTTTTTAGCGGCACCGTTTACGAAAACATTCGTCTGGGTAAGCCCGGTGCGTCTGATGCAGACATTCGCGCAGCTGCCTCTAGTTTGGACTGTCTGGATTTATTAGAAAATATGCCGGATGGCCTGGAGACTGAGGTGGGCGAGCTGGGGAAAAGTGTCAGCCAAGGCCAGCGCCAGCTTATATGCTTCACGCGCGCGATGCTGGCCGATCCGCGTATTCTCATCCTCGATGAGGCCACGAGCGCTATTGATACAATCACCGAAAGCAGGCTCCAGATCGCTTTGGAAAAGCTTTTGAGTGGGCGGACGAGTATCGTGATCGCGCACAGGCTGAGCACCATCAGCAAGGCAGATGAGATTTTCGTGTTGAATCAAGGCCGATTGGCGGAGTCGGGATCACACCTTGAGTTGCTCGAAATGCATGGGCATTATTACGAATTATACCGGCAATTTGTCTCCTTATCAGATGCGGAGCCGGCTGCCTAGGCATCGCAGGCTGTTTTTTGCCTAGCTGGGAAGCATTGTTTCCGGGAAACGCCTTTATGCATTCTTAATAGCGAGGCGTTAGACACTTTGGGTGATGTGTGAACGATTTTTGATCAAAAATGCCGAGGTAGTCTTGCCCAACGAAATCCTCTCAGAGGCCTCGATTTATGTGGAAGCAGGAAAGATAAAAGAGATCTCACCTGCCCACAAATTCGATGAGCAGCCATGCGTGCTGGATGCGCAAGGCATGTATCTCATGCCCGGGCTTGTCGATATGCATACGGACGCCATCGAGAAGGAGATCGCACCGCGCCCGTCGGCAGACTTTCCCGCTGAGATGGCTCTTCAAGAGCTCGATCAAAAGATGCTCGCTTGTGGTATCACAACGGTGTTCCACAGCACCTATTTGGGGTATCACGATGTCAAACGTGGTATGGGAAATACCCGCTCACGTGAGGAGTTTTTTCGGATGGTGGTCGACTTCGCTAAACATCGGGCGCAGGCCAATACAAAACTCCATCTGCGCTTTGAGATTACTGGGGTCGAGACTGTGGATGTGCTCAAGCGGCTGATAGACGAACGTGTGATCGATCTATTGTCTTTTATGGACCACACTCCTGGGCAGGGCCAGTATAGCCGAGAGCGTTTCATAAAAGACGAGATAGAAAAAGGGCTGACTGAGGCGTGCGCGCTGAAGGAGTTTGAGTCTCGAAGACAGGTTCCCAAAGTCTCTCAGGCTGAACTGAAACAGATCGCCGCGCGCGCGGGCTCAAGGTATCTGCACCGCGTCCCACGATGATGATACTTTGGGCAAGGTGGCAAACATGCACGATCTGGGAGTCGCTATCAGCGAGTTTCCAATCACTTTAGAAGCGGCTAAACAGGCGAAGGCCCTGGGGATGCATGTGCTCGGTGGCTCGACAAATTTCCTTAGAGGCAGTTCCCTGACGGGCAATTTGTCGATGAGTGATGCGATCAATGCAGGGGTCTTGGACGGTTTTTGCTCGGACTACTATCCGCCGTCGATGCTGCATGCTGTATTTAAGCTCTGGCAAAGTGGGCTGCGGACTTTGCCTGAATCCGTTGCTATGGCTACGCTGAATCCGGCGCGTGCCGTCGGGATCGATCAAGGCACGGGTAGCATCGAGGCCGGAAAAGCGGCAGATTTGATTTTGGTGGAGCTAAATAATGGGCAGCCCAAGGTGCGCCATGCCTTCGTGGAAGGGAAGTGGGTGCACCACGCAGGCGATGCCTTTTCGCTGCTTTTTACACCTGAGGATTGCCTCGCAGGTTCGGGGTGTTGCTAAGAGCATTGAATAAGGGCAAACAGGACACAATGAGCGTTCAAGGGAACATGACCGATGAGCTAGATTATACTGAGTATGAAGCGCGGCAGCGGTTTGAGATAACGGAAGCGGGCATGCGCGCGCGGATGCCAAGCCTGGGGATCGGCGGACGGGCGCGATGGATCGATGGACGGTGGGAGCCCCAGCCTTACCCCGGGTATGCGTTTCAGGCCATGGTGAAGCCTTATCCTGAAAACAGTGCGGCATTCCTGCGTCTTGTTGAGATACGTGATGCTTTATGTGCCTCTCTAGGGAGTGGTGGTGATCCCGCTCTTTTTCCGCTGCCCGAGGATAGCTTTCATCAGACCGTGATCAGCACTTTTTCGGCGGGCCGTTTGGAGAAATATGTAACTCTTGCTGGGCTGACATCAGACTTTCCTGACCTGCTGGCACGGCATATCCCTGCGCCTCGACGATCTGAGTCCTTGCCTTCGGTGAAGATGAGGATGATCGGGGTGTCGCTCTTTCGCACTGCGATAGGCATACTGGGGACTTTCGATGAACAAGCCGATTTTCAGCGTGTTGTAGCGTTGAGGCATGCGGCCTACCAGAATGACGTGCTCAACAAGATCGGCCTTGAGCGGACGCGGCCATTCATCGGCCATGCGACTTTAGCGTATTTGGAGCGTCCCTTGGCAGAAGAAGAGAAAGCAGTCTTGATCGGCCGGATTCTGAAAATAAATCGAGCTGTCGAGGCAGAGCCCATGTTTATCTCCATGCCAGAGGCGCGTCTCCATCGTTACGATACCCTGGCGGAATTTTTTCCGGACCCGGCATATCCAGCCTTCAAAATTTAGGCGAGTGCTGTATCCGTTTTGTCCATGGGTGATGTCATGAGCTTCACAAAACATATGAATAAGCTGCCTTGTTCTAGTATGAGGATTTTACTCAAAACTTTGTTATGCATCTTCCTCCTTTTAGATCCGGCGATGATTTATGCGGAGAAAGATGAATTTTGGATTATTGCGCATCGGGGTGCTTCCGGGCACTTGCCTGAACACACGCTCATCGCTAAGGCCCTGGCCTACGGGATGGGAGCCCATGCGATCGAGCAAGACTTGGTGAGCTCAAAGGACGGCATCTTGTTTGTCCTACACGACATTCACATCGACACTACCACAGATGTGGTGGGAAAATTTCCGGGACGCGCTCGTGAGGATCGCCGCTACTATGCCATCGATTTTACCGCAGCGGAGCTGAAGCAGCTTAATGTGTTCGAGCGTTTCAGAGTGGATTCAGGGGCTCCAGTCTATCCTGAGCGTTTCAAGGAGCATCTAGAGGAGCTTCAGATCCCGACCTTTGCTGAAGAAATCCGCCTCATCCAGGAGTTGAATCGCACAACCGGTAAACGGATATGGATTTATCCGGAGATAAAGGCCCCCCGCTTTCATCGAGATAGCGGGATCGATATTTCGAAGCTTACGCTCGATACCTTATCCGCTCATGGGTTGCTTGGCGAAGACGCGCCTGTATTTCTCCAATGCTTCGATCAGGCCGAGACTCTACGGATCCGCAAAAAGCTCGGCTATCCGGGAAAACTGGTTCAGCTGATTGCGGAGAATAGCTGGAATGAATCTGGAACCGATTACGATCGGCTCAAGTCTCCCGGTGGCCTCGATAGCATGGCCCCGTTTATCGACGGAATTGGCCCATGGTATCCCCAATGCCTCAACGAGGATGGATCCCCATCGCTTTTGGTACAGCACGCGAAAAAATTGGGGCTCACTATTCATCCCTTTACCTTTCGCGCGGATCAATATCCCGAAGACACGTTCCCGTCTTTTGCTGCTTTCGTGATGCATTTCAAAACAGTCATCCAGGTAGATGGCATCTTTACAGATCATCCCTCCTTTGCGCTTGAGGCTCTTGCTGATCGGTAGGAGAGGGTATCGGTCAAAATGCCTCTGTAGAAGAGTGGGTCTAATTGAAACAGCGGGGACATGTTCCCGACTGCCTTTGTTGTAGTCGCCTCGCTCTGTCGAGGCGCAGGCCGTTGCTTCGATCTACACCAAAGGGGACGAGGCGACAGAGCGCCTCCGCTACAACCACTGAAGCCGAGGAGCGACAACTCGAAAAACTCCCGTCCTTGCAATTGCGCTCAGAAAAGTGGCATCTGTTCTGCGGCGTTAGACTCGAGGTCCAACAGTTTGCGTTTTACAGGAAGCCCTCCGGCATAGCCGCCGAGATTGCCATTGCTTTCGATAATGCGGTGGCAAGGAACGATGAGGCTCATTGAGTTTGCGCCGTTTGCGCTGGCTACGGCACGGACAGCCTTGATATTTCCCAATTCTTTGGCGAGGTCACCGTAAGAGCGCGTCTCGCCGTAGGGAATGCGTAAGAGAAGCTTCCCAGACTCGTTTTTGAAACTCGCTTCCTGCGAATTGGATGGGGACGTCGAATTGAGTGCGCGCGCGATTGAGGTATGCATCGACCTCAGTCTTGGTCTGTTCGATGAGATCGTTACTCGTTTCAATGTAGTCTGCGTCAAAGGCATTTTGGATACGCTTATCGACGCTGCTGCGCATACGCCGGTAGCGGTAATCCATCAGGCACAGTCTATCTTTGAAGGACCCGATCAACAGTTCTCCGATGCTCGTTTTGTAGTAATGAATCTCGATCTTGTGCATGAAAAATGGGGTAAGGTGCCAGGAAATACTTAGCTTGTTTAAAGACTGACTGCGCGCGATATCTTTATTGCTGCTTTAAAAACGAGCACTACCTTCTGCAGATGCTGCAACATATCGCATCTTTCGGGACACCCAAGAAATCTGCTCCGCTCAGTGAGCAGCCGCGCATTCACGAAAGCTGTCACATAAAGGATAGCTACCTGGGCGCATATACTGCGCTGGGCGCGCACTGCTCGATGAACGAAAGTTCGATGGATGACTACAGCTATTTCGCGGGAAACGTGAGTTGCGTCTGGAGCAAGATTGGAAAGCTGTGTTCGATCGCGGCCTACACGCGCATCAATCCAGGTAATCATCCAGTTTGGCGCGTGACTACCAGCCACTCCACTTATCGCCGGAAGCAATACAGATTTGCCGAGGAGGATGACCACGAGTTCTTCGCATGGCGTAAGAGCCATCCCTGTAACATCGGTCACGATGTCTGGATCGGGCATGGAGTGACGGTGCTGGCTGGGAAGTCCATTGGTATCGGAGCTTGTGTCGGGGCAGGCGCAGTCGTGAGCAAATACATTCCGCCCTATGCCATCGCTGTCGGCGTTCCCGCAAAGGTCATAAAATTTAGATTCGATGAGCCCACTCGTGAGCGTTTGATGGAGACGGCATATTGGGATTGGGATCATGACACGCTCAAAGAGCGTATGGCAGATCTTCTGGACCCCGCTGTGTTTTTGGAAAAATACGGGCGCTAGTCATGTCGGTGCTGTTCCAAATTCTGTGTCACGCTGCGTTAAGACGCCTTTACCGGTCTTAGAAAATAACCTACGCCTCTGGCTGTCCCGATGATCGAGCGCCAG contains the following coding sequences:
- a CDS encoding amidohydrolase family protein, with the protein product MHDLGVAISEFPITLEAAKQAKALGMHVLGGSTNFLRGSSLTGNLSMSDAINAGVLDGFCSDYYPPSMLHAVFKLWQSGLRTLPESVAMATLNPARAVGIDQGTGSIEAGKAADLILVELNNGQPKVRHAFVEGKWVHHAGDAFSLLFTPEDCLAGSGCC
- the glpQ gene encoding glycerophosphodiester phosphodiesterase, translated to MRILLKTLLCIFLLLDPAMIYAEKDEFWIIAHRGASGHLPEHTLIAKALAYGMGAHAIEQDLVSSKDGILFVLHDIHIDTTTDVVGKFPGRAREDRRYYAIDFTAAELKQLNVFERFRVDSGAPVYPERFKEHLEELQIPTFAEEIRLIQELNRTTGKRIWIYPEIKAPRFHRDSGIDISKLTLDTLSAHGLLGEDAPVFLQCFDQAETLRIRKKLGYPGKLVQLIAENSWNESGTDYDRLKSPGGLDSMAPFIDGIGPWYPQCLNEDGSPSLLVQHAKKLGLTIHPFTFRADQYPEDTFPSFAAFVMHFKTVIQVDGIFTDHPSFALEALADR
- a CDS encoding acetyltransferase, which translates into the protein MLQHIASFGTPKKSAPLSEQPRIHESCHIKDSYLGAYTALGAHCSMNESSMDDYSYFAGNVSCVWSKIGKLCSIAAYTRINPGNHPVWRVTTSHSTYRRKQYRFAEEDDHEFFAWRKSHPCNIGHDVWIGHGVTVLAGKSIGIGACVGAGAVVSKYIPPYAIAVGVPAKVIKFRFDEPTRERLMETAYWDWDHDTLKERMADLLDPAVFLEKYGR